A portion of the Achromobacter sp. MFA1 R4 genome contains these proteins:
- a CDS encoding ATP-binding protein — translation MCGKSHAMNASPPASAPPSPPSARQRRGAWPWRAAWVCVAVGFAAVALYAATQWARDRALGEAAIQARSAGQIHAALLRNNLDKFKALPFVLTQDVDLRAALQGAGKAQIEALDQKLEALSRGVGASAIYVLDKKGLAIAASNWREPATFVGVDYEFRPYFQGSVNRGSAEHFALGTVSHEAGLYLARRVDGPQGAMLGVVVLKVDFRDLESDWRQANAAIFVTDEHGVVLLGNLPDWRFKVLAPLAPALAQSLRTSLQFGDARFQPLPVTPPLQTASNGQLVRTEDALPRAAAGTALLHTTLPVIESPGWTLHQLSPVQAAVNQATANAQLGTALALSMLAALVGMVLYRRHRNLERAEQQAAIQQQLAALVDQRTAQLRDVNGQLVQEMDERQRAESQLHTMKDELVQASKLALLGQVAAGVAHEINQPVAAIRAYADNAAEFLRRRDEGAVQENLGTIAALTDRIGHITGELRAFSRKAGASVGPTDLMEALEGALLLVGPRARRQGVVLQSPPRNTPCSVQANRVRLEQVLVNLLQNGLEALEGLPEGRIVLTLHDAGETVLLYVHDNGPGLSDAARAHLFTPFHTTKPDGLGLGLVISRDIVSEFGGELRAADPQHAGSSSPAAPDRGALFILTLRKTPAQHPASSNSHDPRS, via the coding sequence ATGTGCGGAAAATCGCACGCCATGAACGCTTCCCCTCCCGCCTCCGCTCCCCCCTCTCCCCCATCCGCCCGCCAGCGCCGGGGGGCATGGCCATGGCGAGCCGCGTGGGTATGCGTGGCTGTCGGGTTCGCCGCCGTCGCGCTGTACGCGGCCACGCAGTGGGCCCGCGACCGCGCGCTCGGCGAAGCCGCCATCCAGGCCCGCAGCGCCGGCCAGATCCACGCCGCCCTCCTGCGCAACAACCTCGACAAATTCAAGGCGCTGCCATTCGTGCTGACCCAGGACGTGGATCTGCGCGCGGCCCTGCAAGGGGCCGGCAAGGCACAGATCGAAGCGCTCGACCAAAAACTCGAGGCCCTCAGCCGCGGCGTAGGCGCGTCGGCGATTTACGTGCTCGACAAAAAGGGCCTGGCGATCGCCGCCAGCAACTGGCGCGAGCCCGCGACCTTCGTCGGGGTCGACTACGAATTCCGGCCGTACTTCCAGGGTTCGGTCAACCGCGGCTCGGCCGAGCATTTCGCGCTGGGCACGGTCAGCCACGAAGCCGGCCTCTACCTCGCGCGGCGCGTGGACGGCCCGCAAGGCGCCATGCTGGGCGTCGTGGTGCTGAAGGTCGACTTCCGGGATCTCGAATCGGACTGGCGGCAGGCCAACGCCGCCATCTTCGTGACCGACGAGCACGGCGTCGTGCTGCTCGGCAACCTGCCCGACTGGCGCTTCAAGGTGCTGGCGCCGCTCGCGCCCGCCCTCGCGCAATCCCTGCGCACTAGCCTGCAGTTCGGCGATGCCAGGTTCCAGCCGCTGCCCGTCACGCCGCCGCTCCAGACCGCCAGCAACGGCCAGCTCGTGCGCACCGAAGACGCCTTGCCGCGCGCCGCCGCCGGCACCGCGTTGCTGCACACCACCTTGCCTGTCATCGAATCGCCAGGCTGGACGCTGCACCAGTTGTCGCCCGTGCAAGCGGCCGTCAACCAGGCCACCGCCAACGCCCAATTGGGCACGGCGCTGGCGCTCAGCATGCTGGCGGCGTTGGTGGGCATGGTGCTGTACCGCCGCCACCGCAACCTCGAACGCGCGGAGCAGCAAGCCGCCATCCAGCAACAGCTGGCGGCGTTGGTCGATCAGCGGACGGCGCAATTGCGCGACGTGAACGGACAGCTCGTCCAGGAAATGGACGAGCGCCAGCGTGCCGAGTCCCAGCTTCACACCATGAAGGATGAACTGGTGCAGGCCAGCAAGCTCGCGCTGCTGGGCCAGGTGGCGGCGGGCGTGGCGCACGAAATCAACCAGCCCGTGGCCGCCATCCGCGCCTACGCCGACAACGCCGCCGAATTCCTGCGACGCCGCGACGAGGGCGCCGTCCAGGAAAACCTTGGCACCATCGCTGCCCTGACCGACCGCATCGGCCACATCACCGGCGAGCTCCGCGCCTTTTCGCGCAAGGCGGGCGCCTCGGTCGGGCCGACCGACCTGATGGAAGCGTTGGAAGGCGCGCTCTTGCTGGTGGGCCCGCGCGCCCGGCGCCAGGGCGTCGTCCTGCAGAGCCCGCCCCGCAACACGCCCTGCAGCGTGCAGGCCAACCGGGTCCGATTGGAGCAGGTGCTGGTCAATCTGCTGCAGAACGGCCTGGAAGCCCTTGAAGGCCTGCCGGAGGGCAGGATCGTCCTGACCCTGCACGATGCGGGGGAAACCGTGCTGCTATACGTTCACGACAACGGTCCGGGGCTGTCGGACGCGGCGCGCGCGCACCTCTTCACGCCATTTCACACCACCAAGCCGGACGGCCTGGGCCTGGGCCTGGTCATCAGCCGCGACATCGTCTCCGAGTTCGGCGGGGAGCTGCGCGCCGCCGATCCCCAGCACGCCGGCTCCTCCTCCCCCGCGGCGCCTGACCGCGGCGCCCTGTTCATCCTGACCCTGCGCAAGACGCCGGCTCAACATCCTGCATCGAGCAACAGCCATGACCCGC
- a CDS encoding dicarboxylate/amino acid:cation symporter, with protein sequence MIEVDHSAPARKLKFYQILYVQVIFAIVVGILLGAFKPELGQQMQPLGDAFIKLVKMIIAPVIFLTVATGIAGMSDLKKVGRVAGKAMLYFLVFSTLALIVGMIVSHVVQPGAGMHIDPATLDQKAVSGYVAKAHDSTITGFLMNVIPTTIFSPFVGGDILQVLFVAVLFGISLAMVGERGKPILNFMTALAQPIFKMVAILMKAAPIGAFGAMAFTIGKYGIKSVINLAMLVGTFYATSVLFVVVVLGLVARYNGFSIFKLVRYIREELLLVLGTSSSEAALPTLMQKMERAGCSKSVVGLVVPTGYSFNLDGTNIYMTMAALFIAQACDIPLSLGDQILLLLVAMLSSKGAAGVTGAGFITLAATLSVVPSVPVAGMALILGVDRFMSECRALTNLVGNATATVVVARWEGELDQEQLHTALESAGTPGGAQPPQVALGEPVRQS encoded by the coding sequence ATGATCGAAGTGGATCACAGCGCGCCCGCGCGCAAGCTCAAGTTCTATCAAATCCTGTACGTCCAGGTTATTTTCGCCATCGTGGTCGGCATCCTGCTAGGCGCCTTCAAGCCCGAGCTGGGCCAGCAGATGCAGCCGCTGGGCGACGCGTTCATCAAGCTGGTGAAGATGATCATCGCGCCGGTCATTTTCCTGACCGTCGCGACGGGCATCGCCGGCATGAGCGACCTGAAGAAGGTTGGACGGGTGGCTGGCAAGGCCATGCTGTACTTCCTGGTGTTTTCCACGCTGGCGTTGATCGTCGGCATGATCGTGAGCCATGTCGTGCAGCCGGGCGCCGGCATGCACATCGACCCGGCGACGCTGGACCAGAAGGCGGTGTCAGGCTACGTCGCGAAGGCGCACGACTCGACGATCACCGGCTTTCTGATGAACGTGATTCCGACGACGATCTTCAGCCCGTTCGTCGGTGGCGACATCCTGCAGGTCCTGTTCGTGGCGGTGCTGTTCGGTATTTCGCTGGCCATGGTGGGCGAGCGCGGCAAGCCGATCCTGAATTTCATGACCGCGCTGGCGCAGCCGATCTTCAAGATGGTGGCGATCCTGATGAAGGCGGCGCCGATCGGCGCGTTCGGCGCGATGGCCTTCACCATCGGCAAGTACGGCATCAAGTCCGTCATCAACCTGGCGATGCTGGTGGGGACGTTCTACGCGACGTCGGTGTTGTTCGTCGTGGTCGTGCTGGGCCTGGTGGCCCGCTACAACGGATTTTCGATTTTCAAGCTGGTGCGCTATATCCGCGAAGAACTGCTGCTGGTGCTGGGCACGAGCTCGTCCGAAGCCGCATTGCCCACGCTGATGCAGAAGATGGAACGGGCGGGCTGCTCGAAGTCGGTGGTCGGCCTGGTGGTGCCCACGGGGTATTCGTTCAACCTGGACGGCACCAACATCTACATGACGATGGCTGCGCTGTTCATTGCCCAGGCCTGCGATATCCCGCTGTCGCTGGGCGACCAGATCCTGCTGCTGCTGGTGGCGATGTTGAGCTCCAAGGGCGCGGCCGGCGTGACGGGCGCGGGATTCATTACCCTGGCCGCGACGCTGTCGGTGGTGCCGTCGGTGCCGGTGGCCGGCATGGCGTTGATCCTGGGCGTGGACCGCTTCATGTCGGAATGCCGCGCGCTGACCAACCTGGTCGGCAACGCGACCGCCACCGTGGTCGTGGCGCGTTGGGAAGGCGAGCTGGACCAGGAGCAGTTGCACACTGCGCTGGAGAGCGCCGGGACGCCCGGCGGCGCACAACCGCCGCAGGTCGCCCTTGGCGAGCCGGTGCGGCAGAGCTGA
- a CDS encoding nucleoside triphosphate pyrophosphatase has translation MTDTADTSLPAPRLYLASASPRRRELLTQIGLAHEVLLVPAPPGEDEPQHPGERAADYVLRTARDKAVRGRDWMRSQALPALPLLAADTTVILAGEVLGKPADRADALRILRALSGSTHEVHTAVAVWTGDRLLDAVSITEVRMRELGDDEIGRYCDSGEPFGKAGAYGIQGLAGAFISHISGSYTGVMGLPLFETANLLREAGIPVP, from the coding sequence ATGACCGACACCGCCGACACTTCCCTGCCCGCCCCACGCCTCTACCTGGCCTCCGCCAGCCCGCGCCGGCGCGAACTGCTCACGCAGATCGGCCTGGCGCACGAAGTCCTGCTCGTGCCCGCGCCGCCTGGCGAAGACGAGCCGCAGCACCCGGGCGAGCGCGCCGCCGACTACGTCCTGCGCACGGCCCGCGACAAGGCCGTGCGCGGCCGCGACTGGATGCGCTCGCAAGCCTTGCCCGCCTTGCCCCTGCTGGCGGCCGACACGACGGTCATCCTCGCCGGCGAAGTGCTGGGCAAGCCGGCCGACCGCGCCGACGCCCTCCGCATCCTGCGCGCGCTGTCCGGCTCGACGCATGAAGTCCATACGGCGGTCGCGGTGTGGACCGGCGATCGCTTGCTGGACGCCGTCTCCATCACCGAGGTCCGCATGCGCGAACTGGGAGACGACGAAATCGGGCGCTACTGCGACAGCGGAGAACCCTTCGGCAAGGCTGGCGCCTACGGCATCCAGGGCTTGGCCGGCGCCTTCATCTCACATATCTCGGGCAGCTACACGGGCGTGATGGGCCTGCCTTTGTTTGAAACGGCCAATCTGCTTCGCGAAGCCGGCATCCCGGTGCCTTGA
- the rlmH gene encoding 23S rRNA (pseudouridine(1915)-N(3))-methyltransferase RlmH has product MKLIVVAVGTRMPDWVQTAWDDYAKRLPADCALELREIKPEPRTTGKTPAQMMAAEAKRIEAALPANALRLALDERGRDLTTMALSQKLEQWRAGGQDVAFLVGGPDGLDPGLKASASGQLRLSSLTLPHPMVRVVLAEQLYRAWAIMTNHPYHRA; this is encoded by the coding sequence GTGAAACTGATCGTCGTTGCGGTGGGCACGCGGATGCCGGACTGGGTGCAGACTGCCTGGGACGACTACGCGAAACGCCTTCCCGCCGACTGCGCGCTGGAACTGCGCGAGATCAAGCCCGAACCCCGCACCACCGGCAAGACGCCGGCTCAGATGATGGCGGCCGAAGCCAAGCGTATCGAGGCGGCCCTGCCCGCCAATGCGCTGCGGCTGGCGCTGGACGAGCGCGGCCGCGACCTCACCACCATGGCGCTGTCGCAAAAGCTCGAACAATGGCGCGCGGGCGGACAGGATGTCGCGTTTCTCGTTGGCGGGCCCGATGGGCTGGACCCCGGCCTGAAGGCCTCCGCCAGCGGCCAACTGCGCCTGTCGTCGCTGACATTGCCGCACCCCATGGTGCGTGTCGTCCTGGCCGAACAGCTCTATCGCGCCTGGGCCATCATGACCAACCATCCCTATCACCGCGCCTGA
- the rsfS gene encoding ribosome silencing factor, with translation MDIQKLQRAVIDALEDVKAQDIKVFNTTHLTSLFDRVVIASATSNRQTRALASSVADRGRAMSLTGITIEGEDTGEWVVVDLGDVVVHIMQPAIRQYYNLEEIWGGKPVRVKLLPESSRPAPVASDSGNGYDDADD, from the coding sequence ATGGATATACAGAAACTCCAACGCGCCGTCATCGACGCCCTCGAAGACGTCAAGGCGCAAGACATCAAGGTCTTCAACACCACGCATCTGACCAGCCTGTTCGATCGCGTCGTGATTGCAAGCGCCACCTCCAACCGCCAGACCCGCGCGCTCGCATCCAGCGTCGCCGACCGCGGCCGCGCCATGTCGCTCACCGGCATCACCATCGAAGGCGAAGACACCGGCGAATGGGTCGTCGTCGACCTGGGCGATGTCGTCGTGCACATCATGCAGCCGGCCATCCGCCAGTACTACAACCTGGAAGAAATCTGGGGCGGCAAGCCGGTGCGCGTGAAGCTGCTGCCCGAGTCCTCCCGGCCCGCCCCTGTCGCCAGCGACAGCGGCAACGGCTACGACGACGCCGACGACTGA
- the nadD gene encoding nicotinate (nicotinamide) nucleotide adenylyltransferase, which produces MKRIGLLGGSFDPVHVAHIALAQNALQSLGLAQVQLIPAANPWQRAALNATGEQRRQMLELAIAGHPGLAVNPIEIERGGATYTIDTLRALPQDARYVWLLGADQLANFCTWRNWRDISSLVDLAVATRPGTALSAPPELAQWLREQGRELQELPFPPMPVSASDIRRRLAQGESTDGLLDARVAAYIAAHKLYR; this is translated from the coding sequence TTGAAGCGCATCGGCCTGCTGGGCGGCAGCTTCGACCCCGTCCACGTCGCCCACATCGCCCTGGCGCAGAACGCCCTGCAATCGCTCGGCCTGGCCCAGGTGCAACTCATCCCCGCCGCCAATCCCTGGCAGCGGGCCGCGCTGAACGCGACCGGCGAACAGCGCCGCCAGATGCTGGAACTGGCCATCGCCGGCCACCCGGGCCTGGCGGTCAATCCCATCGAAATCGAGCGCGGCGGCGCCACGTACACCATCGACACGCTGCGCGCCCTGCCGCAGGACGCGCGCTATGTGTGGCTGCTGGGCGCCGACCAACTCGCCAATTTCTGCACCTGGCGCAACTGGCGCGACATTTCCAGCCTGGTCGACCTGGCCGTGGCCACCCGCCCCGGCACGGCCCTCAGCGCACCGCCGGAACTGGCGCAATGGCTGCGGGAACAAGGCCGCGAACTGCAGGAACTGCCTTTCCCGCCCATGCCGGTCTCGGCGTCCGACATCCGCCGGCGGCTGGCGCAGGGCGAATCCACCGACGGACTGCTCGACGCTCGCGTCGCCGCGTATATTGCAGCGCACAAACTCTACCGATAA
- the hemF gene encoding oxygen-dependent coproporphyrinogen oxidase — MTALPVSAVRDYLTGLQARIVGALEAAEGGPFRADEWVRPEGGGGLSRLLEGGQLFERAGVLFSHVQGTKLPPSASAHRPELAGRSWEAMGVSMVLHPRNPYVPTTHMNVRMFVAAARPGHDEADVFWFGGGIDLTPYYPFEEDAHHFHTVCRDALAPHGPDYYPRFKRWCDEYFFLKHRNETRGIGGVFFDDLNAPGFDASFALTRSVGDAFLDSYLPIVEKRRGIAYTEHERDFQAYRRGRYVEFNLVFDRGTLFGLQSGGRTESILLSMPPLAHWRYDWQPQAGTPEAELAAFLKPRDWV; from the coding sequence ATGACCGCTCTGCCCGTCTCCGCCGTCCGGGACTACCTCACCGGCCTGCAGGCCCGCATCGTGGGTGCGCTGGAAGCCGCCGAAGGCGGCCCCTTCCGCGCCGACGAATGGGTGCGGCCCGAGGGCGGCGGCGGGCTGTCGCGCCTGCTCGAAGGCGGCCAGCTCTTCGAACGCGCGGGCGTGCTGTTCAGCCATGTCCAGGGCACCAAGCTGCCTCCGTCCGCCAGCGCGCACCGTCCCGAGCTTGCCGGCCGCTCCTGGGAGGCGATGGGCGTGTCCATGGTGCTGCATCCGCGCAATCCCTACGTGCCCACCACGCACATGAACGTGCGCATGTTCGTCGCCGCGGCCCGGCCCGGCCATGACGAGGCCGATGTCTTCTGGTTCGGCGGGGGCATCGACCTGACGCCCTACTATCCTTTCGAGGAAGACGCGCACCACTTCCACACGGTATGCCGGGATGCGCTGGCGCCCCACGGGCCCGATTACTACCCGCGCTTCAAGCGCTGGTGCGACGAATACTTCTTCCTCAAGCATCGCAACGAAACCCGCGGCATCGGCGGCGTCTTCTTCGACGACCTGAACGCCCCCGGCTTCGATGCCTCCTTCGCCCTGACCCGGTCCGTCGGCGACGCCTTCCTGGACAGCTACCTGCCCATCGTCGAAAAGCGGCGCGGCATCGCCTACACCGAGCACGAACGCGATTTCCAGGCCTATCGGCGCGGCCGCTACGTCGAATTCAACCTGGTCTTCGATCGCGGCACGTTGTTCGGCCTGCAATCCGGCGGGCGCACCGAATCGATCCTGCTGTCCATGCCGCCGCTGGCCCATTGGCGCTATGACTGGCAGCCGCAAGCCGGCACGCCCGAGGCCGAACTGGCCGCGTTCCTCAAACCGCGGGACTGGGTTTGA
- the purD gene encoding phosphoribosylamine--glycine ligase, with product MKLLVIGSGGREHALAWRLARSPRVHKVYVAPGNGGTQRAEQMENIALTNAEELADFVQREGIALTVVGPEAPLAAGVVDVFRARGLKIFGPTKAAAQLESSKDYAKAFMVRHNIPTARYETFTDPAKAHAYIDQEGAPIVIKADGLAAGKGVVVAATLEEAHAAVDAMLGDGSMGVAGARVVIEECLVGEEASFIVMCDGRNVLALATSQDHKRLQDGDRGPNTGGMGAYSPAPIVTPELHHRIMREIILPTVQGMTRDGIPYTGFLYAGLMIAPGDDPDRDIKTLEFNCRMGDPETQPIMMRVKSDLLDALEHAVEGTLDQADIVWDRRTALGAVLAAHNYPNTPRTGDVIRGLPADAEDCMVFHAATKLDGDETKTTGGRVLCVTALGDSVKMARDRVYEAIDGIHFDGRQYRTDIGWRALKPSQQKPKSNA from the coding sequence ATGAAACTCCTGGTAATTGGCTCGGGCGGCCGCGAACATGCCCTCGCCTGGCGGCTGGCCCGCTCCCCGCGCGTACACAAGGTGTACGTCGCCCCGGGTAACGGCGGCACGCAACGGGCCGAGCAGATGGAGAACATCGCGCTCACCAATGCCGAGGAACTGGCTGATTTCGTCCAGCGCGAGGGCATCGCCCTGACGGTCGTCGGCCCCGAGGCGCCGCTGGCCGCCGGCGTCGTCGACGTCTTCCGCGCCCGCGGCCTGAAGATCTTCGGGCCCACCAAGGCCGCCGCGCAGCTCGAAAGCTCCAAGGACTACGCCAAGGCCTTCATGGTCCGGCACAACATCCCGACCGCGCGCTACGAGACCTTCACCGATCCGGCCAAGGCCCATGCCTACATCGACCAGGAAGGCGCCCCCATCGTGATCAAGGCCGACGGCCTGGCCGCCGGCAAGGGCGTCGTGGTCGCCGCCACGCTGGAAGAAGCGCACGCCGCCGTCGACGCCATGCTGGGCGACGGCTCCATGGGCGTGGCGGGCGCCCGCGTCGTCATCGAGGAATGCCTGGTCGGCGAGGAAGCCAGCTTCATCGTCATGTGCGACGGCCGCAACGTGCTCGCCCTGGCCACCAGCCAGGACCACAAGCGCCTGCAGGACGGCGACCGCGGCCCCAACACGGGCGGCATGGGCGCCTATTCGCCCGCGCCCATCGTCACCCCCGAACTCCACCACCGCATCATGCGCGAAATCATCCTGCCCACCGTGCAGGGCATGACGCGCGACGGCATCCCCTACACCGGCTTCCTGTACGCCGGCCTGATGATCGCCCCCGGCGATGATCCCGACCGCGACATCAAGACTCTGGAATTCAACTGCCGCATGGGCGACCCCGAAACCCAGCCCATCATGATGCGCGTCAAGAGCGACCTGCTGGATGCCCTGGAGCATGCGGTGGAAGGCACGCTCGACCAGGCCGACATCGTCTGGGACCGCCGCACCGCCCTGGGCGCCGTGCTGGCCGCGCACAACTATCCGAACACCCCGCGCACGGGCGACGTCATCCGCGGCCTGCCCGCCGACGCCGAAGACTGCATGGTCTTCCATGCGGCCACCAAGCTCGACGGCGACGAAACCAAGACCACGGGCGGACGCGTGCTGTGCGTCACGGCGCTGGGCGATTCCGTCAAGATGGCGCGCGACCGCGTCTACGAAGCCATCGACGGCATCCACTTCGACGGCCGCCAGTACCGCACCGACATCGGCTGGCGCGCGCTCAAGCCGTCGCAGCAAAAGCCCAAGTCCAACGCGTAA
- a CDS encoding YebC/PmpR family DNA-binding transcriptional regulator, protein MAGHSKWANIQHRKGRQDAKRGKLWTKIIREITVAARAGGPDPDSNPRLRMAWDKATDANMPKDNIQRAIQRGAGGADGEAYEEVRYEGYGIGGAAVIVDCMTDNRTRTVAEVRHAFSKNGGNLGQEGSVAFMFKHCGQFVFAPGTPEDKVMEAALEAGAEDVTTDEEGVIEVVCAPSDYAAVRKAFDDAGLKAEVDGIVMKALNETELAGDDAAKMQKLLDALESLDDVQEVYTNVVFDEAQ, encoded by the coding sequence ATGGCCGGACACAGCAAATGGGCCAATATTCAGCACCGCAAAGGGCGCCAAGACGCCAAGCGCGGAAAGCTCTGGACCAAGATCATTCGTGAAATCACCGTGGCGGCGCGCGCCGGCGGCCCCGACCCGGACAGCAACCCGCGCTTGCGCATGGCCTGGGACAAGGCAACCGACGCCAACATGCCCAAGGACAACATCCAGCGCGCCATCCAGCGCGGCGCCGGTGGCGCCGACGGCGAAGCCTACGAAGAAGTCCGCTACGAAGGCTACGGCATCGGCGGCGCGGCCGTGATCGTCGACTGCATGACCGACAACCGCACCCGCACCGTGGCCGAAGTCCGCCACGCCTTCTCCAAGAACGGCGGCAACCTCGGCCAGGAAGGCTCCGTGGCCTTCATGTTCAAGCACTGCGGCCAATTCGTGTTCGCCCCCGGCACCCCGGAAGACAAGGTCATGGAAGCCGCCCTCGAGGCCGGCGCCGAAGACGTCACCACCGACGAAGAAGGCGTGATCGAAGTCGTCTGCGCCCCGTCCGACTACGCCGCCGTGCGCAAGGCGTTCGACGACGCCGGCCTGAAGGCCGAAGTCGACGGCATCGTCATGAAAGCCCTGAACGAAACCGAACTGGCTGGCGACGACGCCGCCAAGATGCAGAAACTGCTCGACGCGCTGGAAAGCCTGGACGACGTGCAGGAAGTCTATACAAACGTCGTTTTCGACGAAGCGCAGTAA
- a CDS encoding helicase HerA-like C-terminal domain-containing protein, giving the protein MSNPLVIAKNAQTELGLLPALANRHGCITGATGTGKTVTLQVLAESFSRIGTPVFMADVKGDLTGISQAGVASPKLQERLKNLGLAEPAWGASPVALWDVYGEQGLPVRATITDMGPLLLSRILELNDTQEGVLTLVFKVADDEGQLLLDLKDLRAMLQNVADRSAELKTRYGNVSSASVGAIQRGLLALESQGAEKFFGEPMLDVADLMRTDAQGRGIVNILAADKLMQAPRLYAIFLLWLLADLYEKLPEVGDMDQPKLVFFFDEAHLLFNDAPQALLTKIEQVVRLVRSKGVGVYFVTQNPLDIPDTVLGQLGNRVQHALRAFTPRDQKAVKTAAQTMRPNPGLDIEAAITELGVGEALVSLLDAKGRPMPTERAYIVPPGSRIGPATDAERQALRQGNPLAAKYEKAVDRESAYEILAGRAAVPADPQVAQDDPARPGQPSARSGQPPAEESGGLMDSLKDVLFGSTGPRGGKRDGVVQTFAKSSARSIARELTRGILGSLLGSKGRR; this is encoded by the coding sequence ATGTCCAACCCCCTTGTCATCGCCAAGAACGCGCAGACCGAGTTGGGGCTGCTGCCGGCCCTGGCCAACCGCCACGGGTGCATCACGGGCGCCACCGGCACCGGCAAGACCGTCACCTTGCAGGTCCTGGCCGAATCCTTTTCCCGGATCGGCACGCCGGTATTCATGGCCGACGTCAAGGGCGACCTGACCGGCATTTCGCAGGCGGGCGTGGCCAGCCCGAAGCTGCAGGAACGCCTCAAGAACCTGGGCCTGGCCGAACCGGCCTGGGGCGCCAGCCCCGTTGCGCTATGGGACGTCTACGGCGAGCAGGGCCTGCCGGTGCGAGCCACCATCACGGACATGGGCCCGCTGCTGTTGTCGCGCATCCTGGAATTGAACGACACGCAGGAAGGGGTCCTGACCCTGGTTTTCAAGGTGGCCGACGACGAGGGGCAACTGCTGCTGGACCTGAAGGACCTGCGGGCGATGCTGCAGAACGTGGCCGACCGCTCGGCCGAGCTCAAGACGCGGTATGGCAATGTGTCCTCGGCCAGCGTCGGCGCCATCCAGCGGGGCCTCTTGGCGCTGGAATCCCAGGGCGCCGAAAAGTTCTTCGGCGAACCGATGCTGGACGTCGCCGACCTGATGCGCACGGACGCCCAGGGGCGCGGCATCGTCAACATCCTGGCCGCCGACAAGCTGATGCAGGCGCCGCGCCTGTATGCCATCTTCCTGCTGTGGCTGCTGGCCGACCTGTATGAAAAGCTGCCCGAAGTGGGCGACATGGACCAGCCCAAGCTTGTGTTCTTCTTCGACGAAGCGCACCTGCTGTTCAACGACGCGCCCCAGGCGCTGCTGACCAAGATCGAGCAGGTGGTGCGCCTGGTGCGTTCCAAGGGCGTGGGCGTGTACTTCGTGACGCAGAACCCCCTGGACATCCCCGATACCGTGCTGGGCCAGTTGGGCAACCGCGTGCAGCACGCCTTGCGTGCGTTCACGCCGCGCGACCAGAAGGCCGTCAAAACGGCCGCCCAGACCATGCGCCCCAATCCCGGCCTGGATATCGAGGCCGCCATCACGGAACTTGGCGTTGGCGAGGCCCTGGTGTCGCTGCTCGATGCCAAGGGGCGGCCGATGCCGACCGAGCGCGCGTATATCGTGCCCCCTGGCAGCCGCATCGGGCCGGCCACGGATGCCGAGCGGCAGGCGCTGCGCCAGGGCAATCCCCTGGCGGCCAAGTATGAAAAGGCGGTGGACCGGGAGTCCGCCTATGAAATCCTGGCCGGTCGCGCGGCCGTGCCGGCCGATCCCCAGGTGGCGCAGGATGATCCGGCCAGGCCTGGACAGCCGTCTGCCCGGTCCGGCCAGCCGCCTGCCGAAGAGAGCGGCGGCCTGATGGACAGCCTGAAGGACGTGCTGTTCGGATCGACCGGACCGCGCGGCGGCAAGCGCGACGGGGTGGTGCAGACCTTCGCCAAGAGCTCGGCGCGCTCCATTGCCCGCGAACTGACGCGCGGGATATTGGGGTCGCTGCTGGGCTCGAAAGGCCGTCGCTGA